One genomic window of Halovivax cerinus includes the following:
- a CDS encoding MaoC family dehydratase produces MDELWYEDFRVGETYEFDPVRVDEDDIVEFATRYDPLSFHTDAGAASESRYGGLIASGIQTMALSQSQVVDGLYGRSHIIGSLGFESVRFPRPVRPGDRLTTHIEVLDRRVSESDPSRGIVTTERTVVDGADAVVFEAVNNVLFERRSTNSPRD; encoded by the coding sequence ATGGACGAGTTGTGGTACGAGGACTTCCGCGTCGGGGAGACGTACGAGTTCGACCCGGTCCGCGTCGACGAAGACGACATCGTCGAGTTCGCAACGCGGTACGACCCGCTCTCGTTTCACACGGACGCCGGCGCCGCGAGCGAGTCGCGCTACGGCGGACTCATCGCCAGCGGGATCCAGACGATGGCGCTCTCACAGAGTCAGGTGGTCGACGGCCTCTACGGCCGATCGCACATCATCGGCAGTCTCGGGTTCGAGTCGGTCCGCTTTCCGCGCCCCGTCCGGCCGGGTGACAGACTGACGACCCACATCGAGGTACTCGACCGGCGTGTCTCCGAGAGCGATCCGTCCCGCGGCATCGTCACGACGGAGCGGACCGTCGTCGATGGGGCCGACGCGGTGGTCTTCGAGGCCGTCAACAACGTCCTCTTCGAGCGCCGGTCGACGAATTCGCCCCGGGACTGA
- a CDS encoding HVO_2922 family protein, giving the protein MVRDRCTIPDEDGEHRSGSGGVQVDESIVADGGDTESKARFELYRDGVGEWRWRLVHDNGNIIADSGEGYDRKDGARRGLESVKRNAPGARVVLTDS; this is encoded by the coding sequence ATGGTGCGTGACCGATGCACGATTCCCGACGAGGACGGCGAACACCGTTCCGGATCGGGTGGCGTTCAGGTCGACGAGTCGATCGTCGCGGACGGTGGCGATACCGAGAGCAAGGCTCGTTTCGAACTCTACCGCGACGGCGTCGGCGAGTGGCGCTGGCGACTCGTCCACGACAACGGCAACATCATCGCCGACAGCGGCGAGGGCTACGACCGAAAAGACGGAGCCAGGAGGGGTCTAGAGAGTGTGAAGCGAAACGCGCCGGGCGCGCGGGTCGTCCTGACCGACTCGTGA
- a CDS encoding class I SAM-dependent methyltransferase, translating into MDEIRSANRRLWDEWSDDFQALWNANTADGEHPPAPNPFADDAPGGSQPDLLPTVEGLDVVELGCGGGQGSVGAAIDGADTVVGVDFSAAQLEHARHLRNHYGVDARFVRGDVTALPLPDDSFDAAFSGWVFQMVPNLDACLSEAHRVLRPDGVLVFSVPHPVYECFDPETGQFRRSYHADPRRTITIDDAYESDLVVFDRAVGELHDAAEAAGFDVRRVLEPEGDDTGSDDTAADDTGSDDEGDDGPPVSDRQDLTALVPQTLRFWATVR; encoded by the coding sequence ATGGACGAGATCCGATCAGCGAACCGTCGGCTCTGGGACGAGTGGAGCGACGACTTCCAGGCGCTGTGGAACGCGAACACCGCCGACGGCGAACACCCGCCGGCGCCGAATCCGTTCGCCGACGATGCGCCCGGCGGAAGCCAGCCCGACCTCCTGCCGACCGTCGAGGGACTCGACGTCGTCGAACTGGGTTGCGGGGGTGGGCAGGGGAGCGTCGGCGCCGCGATTGACGGCGCCGACACCGTCGTCGGTGTGGACTTCTCCGCGGCGCAGCTCGAACACGCGCGACACCTTCGGAACCACTACGGCGTGGACGCGCGGTTCGTCCGCGGCGACGTGACGGCCCTGCCGCTGCCCGACGATTCGTTCGACGCCGCGTTCTCCGGTTGGGTCTTCCAGATGGTTCCCAATCTCGACGCGTGTCTGTCGGAGGCCCACCGGGTGCTTCGACCCGACGGCGTGCTGGTCTTCAGCGTGCCGCACCCGGTCTACGAGTGCTTCGACCCTGAGACGGGCCAATTCAGACGGAGCTACCACGCTGACCCCCGACGAACGATCACGATCGACGACGCGTACGAGTCGGACCTGGTCGTCTTCGACAGGGCGGTGGGCGAACTCCACGACGCGGCGGAAGCGGCGGGATTCGACGTACGTCGGGTCCTCGAACCCGAGGGTGACGACACCGGCTCCGACGATACAGCGGCCGACGACACCGGGTCTGACGACGAGGGCGACGACGGCCCGCCGGTGAGCGATCGCCAGGACCTGACGGCGCTGGTGCCGCAAACGCTTCGCTTCTGGGCGACGGTGCGCTGA
- a CDS encoding lactate utilization protein yields MSQQKSDYAPETDIDASLDDLPADETIEETVDTLESNGFDVVVVDSAEHALEAIQSHVPHGATVMNGHSTTLEEIGFVEYLSEGDHEWESLPDEIWSIEDDAERQAARRASQTADYFLGGINAIAETGELVAADRSGSRIGAYPFAASNVVIVSGVNKIVPTLDDALDRLESVAYPLENERAKETYGVDSAMAKQLIFRQELEEGRTTVVLIRAQLGY; encoded by the coding sequence ATGTCTCAACAGAAATCAGACTACGCACCCGAGACGGATATCGACGCTTCGCTCGACGACCTTCCGGCCGACGAAACGATCGAGGAGACCGTCGACACCCTCGAATCGAACGGTTTCGACGTGGTAGTCGTCGACTCGGCCGAACACGCCCTGGAGGCGATACAGTCACACGTCCCCCATGGCGCAACGGTAATGAACGGTCACTCGACGACGCTCGAAGAGATCGGCTTCGTCGAGTACCTCTCCGAGGGCGACCACGAGTGGGAGAGCCTCCCCGACGAGATCTGGAGTATCGAGGACGACGCCGAGCGCCAGGCGGCTCGGCGCGCGTCGCAGACGGCCGACTACTTCCTCGGCGGTATCAACGCGATCGCGGAAACGGGTGAACTCGTCGCCGCCGACCGCTCGGGCAGTCGGATCGGCGCCTACCCCTTCGCCGCGAGCAACGTCGTCATCGTCAGCGGCGTGAACAAGATCGTCCCGACGCTGGACGATGCCCTCGACCGCCTCGAGTCGGTGGCCTATCCGCTCGAAAACGAACGCGCCAAGGAAACCTACGGTGTCGACTCGGCGATGGCCAAACAGCTCATCTTCCGACAGGAACTCGAGGAGGGGCGGACGACCGTCGTGCTGATCCGCGCCCAACTCGGGTACTAG
- a CDS encoding TIGR00341 family protein, with protein sequence MRYVEIAIPEGRRGAVLSVLDDAGINYVMSDETSGAQYSSVVRFPLPTNAVEPVLDDLAQVDLEDAHVVVVNAETVVSEAFDEVRDQYSGSGAGGARTSRQVLRTKADEFTPALSIYLVMLLISAVVATAGLLADSPAVVVGSMVIAPLLGPSLAASVGIVTGDDALRRGGFRYQALGVSVVVFASIGLATLARLAGLEPAGVDIVLVAELEERVSPNLFSVLVALGAGVAGILSLTRGFSEAIVGVMIAAALIPPAAAVGITTAWGMNGAALGALILVTVNLLSINLAALVTLWVAGYRPQGLFEVAPTRGATMRYIAVFAVGLLVLAVPLAGLTLNDFQTTELEATAQDEVEQLLDDPQYNEVTNDDVTVVLDDDYPARSVERVIVVVKGFDPGPDPQLSDRIYEAISEETDAAFLVEVQYVVAEERGEASAERNVRTVAVDE encoded by the coding sequence ATGCGATACGTCGAAATCGCGATCCCCGAGGGGCGGCGCGGGGCCGTCCTCAGCGTCCTCGACGATGCGGGAATCAACTACGTCATGAGCGACGAGACCAGCGGGGCCCAGTACAGTTCTGTCGTCCGGTTTCCCCTCCCGACGAACGCGGTCGAACCGGTGCTCGACGATCTGGCGCAGGTGGACCTCGAAGACGCCCACGTCGTCGTGGTCAACGCCGAGACGGTCGTCTCCGAGGCGTTCGACGAGGTCCGCGACCAGTACAGCGGGAGCGGTGCAGGCGGGGCGCGCACGTCCCGACAGGTGCTGCGGACGAAGGCCGACGAGTTCACACCTGCGCTGTCGATCTACCTCGTCATGCTGTTGATCAGCGCCGTGGTCGCGACAGCGGGGCTACTGGCCGACTCTCCGGCAGTCGTCGTCGGCTCGATGGTCATCGCGCCCTTACTCGGTCCATCGCTCGCGGCCAGCGTCGGTATCGTCACAGGCGACGACGCCCTTCGACGCGGCGGCTTTCGCTACCAGGCCCTCGGCGTGAGTGTCGTCGTCTTCGCCTCTATCGGCCTCGCGACGCTCGCTCGTCTGGCCGGTCTCGAGCCCGCCGGCGTGGACATCGTCCTCGTCGCGGAGTTAGAAGAGCGCGTCTCGCCGAACCTGTTCTCGGTACTGGTCGCCCTGGGGGCCGGCGTCGCCGGCATCCTGAGTCTCACCCGCGGGTTCTCCGAGGCCATCGTCGGCGTGATGATCGCCGCCGCGCTCATCCCACCCGCGGCGGCCGTCGGCATCACGACCGCCTGGGGGATGAACGGCGCCGCGCTCGGCGCCCTGATCCTCGTCACGGTGAACCTGCTCTCGATCAACCTGGCGGCGCTGGTGACCCTCTGGGTCGCCGGCTACCGGCCCCAGGGCCTCTTCGAGGTGGCGCCGACCCGAGGGGCGACGATGCGGTACATCGCCGTCTTCGCGGTCGGCCTGTTGGTGCTGGCGGTACCCCTCGCCGGATTGACGCTGAACGACTTCCAGACGACGGAACTCGAGGCGACCGCCCAGGACGAAGTCGAGCAGCTCCTCGACGACCCGCAGTACAACGAGGTGACGAACGACGACGTGACGGTCGTACTAGACGACGATTACCCAGCCCGATCGGTCGAGCGCGTGATCGTCGTGGTCAAGGGGTTCGATCCCGGGCCGGACCCGCAACTCAGTGACCGGATCTACGAGGCCATCAGCGAGGAGACGGACGCGGCGTTCCTCGTGGAAGTGCAGTACGTCGTCGCCGAGGAACGTGGTGAGGCGAGTGCGGAGCGGAACGTTCGGACGGTAGCGGTTGACGAGTGA
- a CDS encoding amphi-Trp domain-containing protein: MPDDEADTEIEASEETEHEGERVMNRADGAAILREVAAGVEDGEIAIEGENGFTATIPDRFELEVEYEVAEGEAELEVELEWSVGDGASMSADG; the protein is encoded by the coding sequence ATGCCAGACGACGAAGCCGACACCGAGATCGAAGCGTCCGAGGAGACCGAACACGAAGGCGAGCGCGTGATGAATCGCGCTGACGGCGCCGCGATTCTGCGAGAGGTCGCCGCCGGCGTCGAGGACGGCGAGATCGCCATCGAGGGGGAGAACGGCTTCACGGCGACGATCCCGGACCGTTTCGAACTCGAGGTCGAGTACGAGGTCGCCGAGGGCGAGGCGGAACTCGAGGTCGAACTCGAGTGGTCGGTAGGGGACGGTGCGTCCATGTCGGCGGACGGCTGA